A genomic window from Streptomyces sp. HUAS YS2 includes:
- a CDS encoding SanA/YdcF family protein, whose translation MARVRDRLRTAVARVRIPRTRRGRRRAVQAVMLGTALALTPATWMHTVADGRLRTTADVPAQDVAVVFGAGLWKGRPTPYLAHRLDTAAELYRNGKVKVVLVTGDNSRVEYDEPDAMRTYLTARGVPDGRIVSDYAGFDTWDSCVRAKKIFGVDRAVLVTQGFHIRRAVALCGAAGVEAYGVGVAEPLDATWYYGGTREMIAAGKAALDAALKPDPHFLGDREPGVTEALASAH comes from the coding sequence ATGGCACGCGTACGGGACCGGCTCCGCACCGCGGTCGCGCGGGTGCGCATTCCCCGCACGCGGCGCGGTCGCCGCCGCGCCGTCCAGGCCGTCATGCTCGGCACCGCCCTCGCGCTCACCCCGGCCACCTGGATGCACACGGTGGCCGACGGCCGGCTCCGTACCACCGCCGACGTCCCCGCGCAGGACGTCGCCGTCGTGTTCGGCGCGGGTCTGTGGAAGGGGCGTCCGACCCCGTACCTCGCGCACCGCCTCGACACCGCCGCCGAGCTGTACCGCAACGGCAAGGTCAAGGTCGTCCTCGTGACCGGTGACAACAGCCGGGTCGAGTACGACGAACCCGACGCCATGCGCACGTACCTCACCGCCCGCGGCGTACCTGACGGCCGGATCGTCAGCGACTACGCGGGCTTCGACACCTGGGACTCGTGCGTGCGTGCCAAGAAGATCTTCGGCGTCGACCGCGCGGTCCTGGTCACCCAGGGCTTCCACATCCGACGGGCCGTGGCGCTCTGCGGGGCCGCGGGCGTGGAGGCGTACGGGGTCGGCGTCGCCGAACCGCTCGACGCGACCTGGTACTACGGGGGCACCCGCGAGATGATCGCGGCCGGCAAGGCGGCGCTGGACGCGGCCCTCAAGCCCGACCCGCACTTCCTGGGCGACCGCGAGCCGGGCGTGACGGAGGCTCTGGCGTCCGCCCACTGA
- a CDS encoding aquaporin, whose amino-acid sequence MSTQRTLPRRAVAELVGTASLVAVVVGSGIQASALSPDVGVRLLANSLASAIGLGLLIALFGPVSGAHLNPVVTLSEWWSNRRTTRVREAALYIAAQLSGAVTGALLAEAMFGRAPGTWSTQIRSGSHLLLGEIVATAGLVLLIRGLQRIDRAALIPVGVASYIAAAIWFTSSGSFANPAATVGRSFSDSFTGIAPGSLPGFIGSQLLGCVLGIGLAALLYGPNRAPRPADIATG is encoded by the coding sequence ATGAGCACTCAGCGCACGCTGCCACGCCGGGCCGTCGCCGAACTCGTCGGCACCGCGTCCCTGGTCGCCGTCGTCGTCGGGTCGGGCATCCAGGCCAGCGCACTCAGTCCGGACGTCGGCGTCCGGCTGCTCGCCAACTCGCTCGCCTCCGCGATCGGCCTCGGCCTGCTGATCGCCCTGTTCGGACCGGTCTCCGGCGCACACCTCAACCCCGTCGTCACCCTCTCCGAGTGGTGGTCGAACCGCCGCACCACCCGCGTCCGCGAGGCCGCCCTGTACATCGCCGCCCAGCTCTCCGGCGCGGTGACCGGGGCCCTGCTCGCCGAGGCCATGTTCGGGCGCGCCCCCGGCACCTGGTCCACCCAGATCCGGTCCGGGTCCCATCTCCTGCTCGGTGAGATCGTGGCCACCGCCGGGCTCGTCCTGCTCATCCGCGGGCTCCAGCGGATCGACCGCGCCGCCCTCATCCCCGTCGGGGTCGCCTCGTACATCGCCGCGGCCATCTGGTTCACGTCCTCCGGCTCGTTCGCCAACCCCGCCGCGACCGTCGGACGGTCCTTCTCGGACTCCTTCACCGGGATCGCGCCCGGCTCGCTGCCCGGCTTCATCGGGTCCCAGCTCCTCGGCTGCGTGCTCGGCATCGGCCTCGCCGCACTCCTCTACGGCCCGAACCGCGCCCCCAGGCCCGCCGACATCGCCACCGGGTGA
- a CDS encoding DUF5682 family protein, which yields MSSADAAGPGEAGSPGEVLERLAGCREPYLIGVRHHSPALAAAVPSMLAAAAPDVLLVELPEEFAPWLPYLASPETVPPVALAGGGAGGELVFLPFAEFSPELAALRWAREAGVEVVPFDLPLSERSERTGARDADGRGERLGVVEALRARAGGREDDDLWDRLVETSAPGAEAEALRRAGLLVGWALRADASSVDPCDLRREAHMRRRLAEHAGRRTAAVIGAFHAPALLPEPDGHPEADPVPRARGRAEVVTSLVPYQYALLDERSGYPAGIRDPEWQHGVYRAGGDVGALDELLIGTAVRICAAVRESGHPAGPPDAREIVRVARDLAALRGRPAAGRGELVEAVQSVLTQGRLMGRGRVVAAAMERTLVGSRRGVLAPGTPRSGLGPAVEALLAELALPRPDAPESRELRLDPHRSEPDLRRELALRRLAVCRVRYAEPGAVAGVGGADALTTRWTAAWSPATAASLDLAGLHGVTLEQAAEGVLRSRRATQEQAGGPTAAEVLEGLRDAAGCGLPETAAEWLTALASALPAAGTLPELLDGLALVDTLRAGHVPGLPAGWAKDRLDAAYEALAAAGVRALDGLAGSTDREDARALVALACQTDADRGGLRLADALARLDADGTPLIRGAAGAARVLLGQRDAAGFGTLLASRADGATTPELRAELAGFLCGTLLAAGPLLETSDALDPLIERVEALSDRRFLTRLPALRSGFDTLSPAARTRLLTVVEDRTGVRAGTLSGPVTDATALARLTEADLAGREALARLGLPVPGPGEGADSALPHATGVGARPPADAASGGGVIAAGERWRLVLGRAGGLSADGGRVAAALDELYGGGRGEGARGEEHGAGAGDEAPFPDVRAWSEELAALFGPGVREEVLAAAAQAGRVDAALELDPAAARPSVELLRTVLSYAGGLPEERLARLRPLVARLVRELTDVLARRLRPALTGLAHPRPTRRPGGPLDLARTLRANLATARRDAETGAVTVVPERPVFRTRARRESDWRLVLVVDVSGSMEASTIWSALTASVLAGVPTLSTHFVAFSTQVLDLSGHVEDPLSLLLEVRVGGGTNIARGLRHARSLVTVPSRTLVVLVSDFEEGGPTAPLLGEVRALVDAGCHVLGCASLDDAGRPRYSAGVAGQLVAAGMPVAALSPLELARWVGERIGGERR from the coding sequence ATGAGCTCGGCTGACGCGGCCGGGCCCGGGGAGGCCGGCTCGCCCGGGGAGGTGCTGGAGCGGCTGGCGGGGTGCCGTGAGCCGTATCTGATCGGCGTGCGGCACCACTCCCCCGCGCTGGCGGCGGCGGTGCCGTCGATGCTGGCGGCGGCCGCGCCGGACGTCCTGCTGGTGGAGCTGCCGGAGGAGTTCGCGCCCTGGCTGCCGTACCTGGCGTCCCCGGAGACGGTGCCGCCGGTGGCGCTGGCCGGGGGCGGGGCGGGCGGCGAGCTGGTGTTCCTGCCGTTCGCGGAGTTCTCCCCGGAGCTGGCGGCACTCCGCTGGGCCCGGGAGGCGGGCGTCGAGGTCGTCCCCTTCGACCTGCCGTTGTCGGAGCGCTCGGAGCGGACGGGCGCACGGGACGCGGACGGGCGCGGCGAGCGGCTCGGCGTCGTCGAGGCGCTGCGGGCGCGGGCCGGGGGCCGGGAGGACGACGACCTCTGGGACCGCCTGGTCGAGACGTCCGCGCCGGGGGCCGAGGCGGAGGCGCTGCGCCGTGCCGGGCTGCTCGTCGGCTGGGCGCTGCGCGCGGACGCGTCGTCCGTCGACCCGTGCGACCTGCGCCGCGAGGCGCACATGCGGCGCCGCCTGGCCGAGCACGCGGGCCGCCGGACGGCGGCGGTGATCGGCGCGTTCCACGCCCCGGCGCTGCTGCCGGAGCCGGACGGTCACCCCGAGGCTGACCCGGTCCCCCGGGCCCGGGGCCGCGCTGAGGTCGTCACCTCGCTGGTGCCGTACCAATACGCACTGCTGGACGAGCGGTCCGGCTATCCGGCGGGGATCCGGGACCCGGAGTGGCAGCACGGGGTGTACCGAGCCGGGGGCGATGTCGGTGCGCTGGACGAGCTGTTGATCGGGACCGCCGTGCGGATCTGCGCCGCCGTACGGGAGTCCGGGCATCCGGCCGGGCCGCCCGACGCGCGGGAGATCGTGCGGGTGGCCCGTGACCTGGCCGCCCTGCGCGGCCGGCCGGCGGCGGGGCGCGGCGAGCTGGTGGAGGCCGTGCAGTCGGTGCTCACCCAGGGCCGGTTGATGGGCCGGGGCCGGGTGGTGGCCGCCGCGATGGAGCGGACGCTGGTCGGCAGCCGGCGCGGCGTCCTCGCGCCGGGCACGCCCCGCTCCGGTCTGGGCCCGGCCGTCGAGGCGCTGCTCGCCGAGCTGGCGCTGCCGCGTCCCGACGCGCCGGAGTCGCGCGAGCTGCGGCTCGACCCGCACCGCAGCGAGCCGGACCTCCGGCGCGAACTGGCCCTGCGGCGGCTCGCGGTCTGCCGGGTGCGGTACGCGGAGCCCGGCGCGGTCGCCGGGGTGGGCGGCGCGGACGCGCTGACCACGCGGTGGACGGCCGCCTGGTCACCGGCGACGGCTGCGTCGCTGGACCTGGCCGGGCTGCACGGCGTCACCCTGGAGCAGGCCGCGGAGGGCGTGTTGCGGAGCCGTCGCGCCACGCAGGAGCAGGCGGGCGGACCGACGGCCGCGGAGGTACTGGAGGGGCTGCGCGACGCGGCCGGGTGCGGGCTGCCGGAGACGGCGGCCGAGTGGCTGACGGCGCTGGCGTCGGCGCTGCCCGCCGCGGGCACGCTGCCCGAACTCCTCGACGGACTCGCCCTGGTGGACACGCTGCGCGCGGGTCATGTGCCGGGCCTCCCGGCGGGCTGGGCGAAGGACCGGCTCGACGCCGCGTACGAGGCGCTGGCCGCTGCGGGCGTGCGTGCCCTGGACGGCCTCGCCGGCTCCACGGACCGGGAGGACGCCCGGGCGCTGGTGGCGCTCGCCTGCCAGACGGACGCGGACCGCGGCGGACTGCGGCTCGCCGACGCGCTGGCCCGCCTGGACGCGGACGGGACGCCGCTGATCCGGGGTGCGGCGGGCGCGGCACGGGTGCTGCTCGGGCAGCGCGACGCGGCGGGCTTCGGCACGCTGCTCGCGTCCCGCGCGGACGGGGCGACGACGCCCGAACTCCGTGCGGAGCTGGCCGGGTTCCTGTGCGGCACGCTGCTGGCGGCGGGCCCGCTGCTCGAGACCTCCGACGCGCTCGATCCGCTGATCGAACGTGTCGAGGCGCTCTCCGACCGCCGCTTCCTGACCCGTCTCCCGGCCCTGCGTTCCGGCTTCGACACCCTCTCCCCTGCCGCCCGCACCCGCCTGCTGACCGTCGTCGAGGACCGCACCGGCGTCCGCGCCGGCACCCTGTCGGGTCCGGTCACCGACGCGACGGCCCTGGCCCGCCTGACCGAGGCGGACCTCGCGGGCCGCGAGGCCCTCGCAAGGCTCGGCCTGCCGGTACCGGGCCCCGGTGAGGGCGCCGACTCCGCCCTGCCGCACGCGACGGGCGTCGGCGCACGGCCCCCGGCCGACGCCGCGTCCGGCGGCGGCGTGATCGCCGCCGGGGAGCGGTGGCGGCTCGTGCTGGGACGGGCCGGCGGACTGAGCGCTGACGGCGGGCGGGTGGCGGCCGCGCTGGACGAGTTGTACGGCGGGGGGCGCGGGGAGGGCGCACGGGGCGAGGAGCACGGTGCGGGCGCCGGTGACGAGGCCCCGTTCCCGGACGTGCGGGCCTGGTCGGAGGAGCTGGCCGCGCTGTTCGGGCCCGGCGTGCGCGAGGAGGTGCTCGCCGCGGCGGCGCAGGCCGGCCGGGTCGACGCCGCGCTGGAGCTGGACCCCGCCGCCGCCCGCCCCTCGGTGGAGCTGCTCCGCACGGTCCTCTCGTACGCCGGCGGCCTTCCCGAGGAGCGGCTCGCCCGGCTGCGGCCGCTCGTCGCGCGTCTCGTACGGGAGTTGACGGACGTACTGGCCCGGCGGCTGCGCCCCGCGCTCACCGGGCTCGCCCATCCGCGCCCCACCCGCCGGCCCGGCGGACCGCTGGACCTCGCGCGCACGCTGCGGGCGAATCTGGCGACCGCCCGGCGGGACGCGGAGACCGGCGCCGTGACCGTCGTACCGGAGCGGCCGGTGTTCCGGACGAGGGCCCGGCGGGAGTCGGACTGGCGGCTGGTCCTGGTGGTGGACGTGTCCGGGTCGATGGAGGCGTCCACGATCTGGTCGGCGCTGACGGCCTCGGTACTGGCCGGAGTGCCCACCCTCAGTACGCACTTCGTGGCCTTCTCCACCCAGGTCCTCGACCTGAGCGGCCATGTCGAGGACCCGCTGAGCCTGCTCCTGGAGGTCCGCGTCGGCGGCGGCACGAACATCGCCCGCGGGCTGCGGCACGCGCGGAGCCTGGTGACCGTGCCGTCCCGGACGCTCGTCGTCCTGGTCAGCGACTTCGAGGAGGGCGGGCCGACGGCCCCGCTGCTCGGCGAGGTCCGGGCGCTGGTGGACGCGGGCTGTCACGTCCTGGGCTGCGCCTCCCTGGACGACGCGGGACGGCCCCGGTACTCGGCGGGCGTGGCGGGCCAGTTGGTGGCGGCGGGGATGCCGGTCGCGGCGCTGAGCCCCTTGGAGCTGGCCCGCTGGGTCGGCGAACGGATCGGAGGTGAACGGCGGTGA
- a CDS encoding AAA family ATPase: MSGVGDATAGATGAGPGGRQVALVEDRYAAELEFLAAYDDGPRPPAWRLTPRAVVLFVCGSGGEELTAPDGRRTTVTRKFVGDRALVERCVVTLAGERGLLLVGEPGTAKSMLSELLAAAVCGTSTLTVQGTAGTTEDQLRYGWNYAMLLAKGPSREALVPSPVLTAMTRGAVARVEEITRCLPEVQDSLVSLLSERRMAVPELAGGDGAGAGAGAGAGAGAGADGTVHAAPGFTLIATANLRDRGVSEMSAALKRRFNFETVGPIGDLMEETALVRRQATAALERGGAEFALDDAVLEALVTAFRDLRTGRSAEGWEVERPSTVMSTAEAVQVAASMGLGAAYLGDGRDVLRTLPGHLLGTVRKDDPADHARLLGYWDGPVRRRAEGGAALWRTLWDLRDELG, translated from the coding sequence ATGAGCGGGGTCGGGGACGCGACGGCCGGCGCGACGGGCGCCGGTCCGGGCGGGCGGCAGGTCGCACTGGTCGAGGACCGGTACGCGGCGGAGCTGGAGTTCCTCGCGGCGTACGACGACGGGCCGCGGCCGCCGGCCTGGCGGCTGACGCCGCGCGCGGTGGTGCTGTTCGTGTGCGGTTCAGGCGGCGAGGAGCTGACCGCCCCGGACGGGCGGCGGACGACGGTGACACGGAAGTTCGTCGGCGACCGGGCGCTGGTCGAGCGGTGTGTGGTGACGCTGGCCGGGGAGCGCGGGCTGCTGCTCGTCGGCGAGCCCGGCACGGCCAAGTCGATGCTGTCCGAACTGCTCGCGGCGGCGGTGTGCGGCACGAGCACGCTCACCGTCCAGGGCACCGCCGGCACGACGGAGGACCAGCTGCGGTACGGCTGGAACTACGCGATGCTGCTGGCCAAGGGGCCGAGCCGGGAGGCGCTGGTGCCGTCGCCGGTGCTGACGGCGATGACCCGGGGCGCGGTGGCCCGCGTGGAGGAGATCACCCGCTGCCTGCCGGAGGTCCAGGACTCGCTGGTGTCGCTGCTGTCCGAACGTCGGATGGCGGTGCCGGAGCTGGCGGGCGGCGACGGCGCGGGTGCTGGTGCTGGTGCTGGTGCTGGTGCTGGTGCTGGTGCTGACGGGACGGTGCACGCGGCGCCCGGTTTCACGCTGATCGCCACGGCGAACCTGCGCGACCGGGGCGTCTCGGAGATGTCCGCCGCGCTGAAGCGGCGCTTCAACTTCGAGACGGTCGGGCCGATCGGCGACCTCATGGAGGAGACCGCGCTGGTGCGCCGGCAGGCGACGGCCGCGCTGGAGCGCGGCGGCGCGGAGTTCGCCCTGGACGACGCCGTGCTGGAGGCGCTGGTGACCGCGTTCCGCGACCTGCGGACCGGGCGGAGCGCGGAGGGCTGGGAGGTGGAGCGCCCGTCGACGGTGATGTCGACGGCGGAGGCGGTACAGGTGGCCGCGTCGATGGGGCTGGGCGCGGCGTACCTGGGCGACGGCCGGGACGTGCTGCGCACGCTCCCGGGCCATCTGCTCGGCACGGTCCGCAAGGACGATCCGGCCGACCACGCCCGTCTCCTCGGCTACTGGGACGGCCCGGTACGGCGCCGCGCGGAAGGCGGCGCGGCGCTGTGGCGGACGCTGTGGGACCTGCGCGATGAGCTCGGCTGA